One segment of Neisseria mucosa DNA contains the following:
- a CDS encoding response regulator, translating to MRVLLVEDDAMIAQAVSANLKDAGYAVDWVSRGSEVAAAVAAQAYDLLLLDLGLPGKDGLDVLAQIRNGGCTVPVLIVTARDDLHSRLNGLDGGADDYIVKPFDMAELQARMRAVLRRHGGQAQTLLTNGIITLNPSTHQAEVVGQEQAVMLSNKEFAVLQALLLRPGMILSRSDLEDKIYGWGEEVESNAVDFLIHALRKKLGKEAIQNVRGVGWLVAQNNQAV from the coding sequence ATGCGCGTATTATTGGTTGAAGACGATGCCATGATTGCCCAAGCCGTCAGTGCCAATCTGAAAGACGCCGGCTACGCTGTTGATTGGGTCAGCCGCGGTTCGGAAGTGGCCGCGGCAGTGGCGGCACAAGCATACGATTTGCTGCTCTTGGATTTGGGTTTGCCCGGCAAAGACGGTTTGGACGTATTGGCGCAAATCCGTAACGGCGGCTGTACCGTTCCCGTCTTAATCGTAACCGCGCGCGATGATTTGCACAGCCGGCTCAACGGCCTAGACGGCGGCGCAGACGACTACATCGTCAAACCCTTCGACATGGCGGAACTGCAAGCCCGTATGCGTGCCGTATTGCGCCGACACGGCGGACAGGCGCAAACGCTGCTGACCAACGGCATCATCACGCTCAACCCTTCCACCCATCAGGCGGAAGTAGTCGGGCAGGAACAGGCCGTCATGCTCAGCAACAAAGAATTTGCCGTCCTCCAAGCCCTGCTGCTGCGTCCGGGCATGATTCTGTCGCGCAGCGATTTGGAAGACAAAATTTACGGCTGGGGCGAAGAAGTCGAAAGCAACGCCGTTGACTTCCTGATTCACGCCTTACGCAAAAAACTCGGCAAAGAAGCGATTCAAAACGTCCGCGGGGTCGGCTGGCTGGTTGCACAAAACAATCAGGCCGTCTGA
- a CDS encoding NADPH-dependent FMN reductase has protein sequence MSKKVSILVGSLRKGSFARKIAQNIISTFPEGYEAQIVEIGHLPLYNFDYDDPAVTDFPTPPSYTEFRETIKASAGVLFVTSENNRTVPACLKNAIDIGSKPNADVAWKKTPAGIISHSVGKMGGYSAQKNLRLALSYFDMPLTGQPEVFLGNSPTLFDDNGRLIESAREFVQGYIDQLVALIEKNPK, from the coding sequence ATGTCAAAAAAAGTCAGCATCTTGGTCGGCAGCCTGCGTAAAGGTTCGTTCGCACGAAAAATCGCACAAAACATCATTTCCACGTTCCCCGAAGGCTACGAAGCACAAATCGTCGAAATCGGCCATTTGCCTTTGTATAACTTCGACTACGACGATCCTGCCGTTACCGACTTCCCCACTCCGCCCAGCTATACCGAATTCCGCGAAACCATCAAAGCCTCTGCCGGCGTATTGTTCGTGACTTCCGAAAACAACCGTACTGTCCCTGCCTGCCTGAAAAACGCCATCGACATTGGCTCCAAACCCAATGCCGATGTTGCCTGGAAAAAAACACCGGCCGGCATCATCAGCCATTCTGTCGGTAAAATGGGCGGTTATAGCGCGCAAAAAAATCTGCGCCTTGCCCTCTCATATTTCGATATGCCGCTGACCGGCCAGCCGGAAGTGTTCCTCGGCAACTCACCCACCCTGTTTGACGACAACGGCCGACTCATCGAATCCGCGCGTGAATTTGTCCAAGGCTATATCGACCAACTGGTTGCCTTGATTGAGAAAAACCCTAAATAA
- a CDS encoding sensor histidine kinase has protein sequence MQRLIHTIKQSLQVRISLALICMLLPLSILAGIFSYYDTYHETQEVQDDLLRQVANYLDPSDADDEKHSLDNDNKISVQFPNTPNPIISLPEKISDGLHTIQADDDDDYYRVYTRTTKQGRIAVMQESDYREELAEMAAVQSILPMLLALPLIILLTVWITHRTMRSVKTLSNDLEQRQINDLSPMDTQDIPSEIQGFVVAINNLLQRTDENVRQQQRFIADAAHELRSPMTALSLQAERLNNMQLSAEAREQSALLQQSIQRNRHLLEQLLSLARAQAPEIQRPKTLISLQNQFRRVLQELMPLALAKGQDIGVAVENDCQIHADDTEIYTLIKTLTDNAIRYTPKGGRIDLGFDETAEYLNIWVEDDGPGIPPSERQRVIDPFYRILGTEQQGTGLGLSIADTIVKRHQGRLKLADSRRFDSGLLIIAELDKKTL, from the coding sequence ATGCAACGCCTTATCCACACCATCAAACAATCCCTGCAAGTCCGAATCAGCCTTGCCCTGATCTGCATGCTCCTGCCCCTCTCCATTCTTGCAGGCATATTTTCATATTACGATACTTATCACGAGACCCAAGAGGTTCAAGACGACCTGTTGCGCCAAGTCGCTAATTATCTCGACCCGAGCGATGCCGATGACGAGAAACACTCGCTCGACAACGACAACAAGATTTCCGTTCAATTTCCCAATACGCCCAACCCCATTATCAGCCTGCCTGAGAAGATTTCAGACGGCCTGCACACCATTCAGGCCGATGACGACGACGATTACTACCGCGTTTACACCCGCACCACCAAACAAGGCCGCATTGCCGTCATGCAGGAAAGCGACTACCGCGAAGAGCTGGCCGAAATGGCCGCCGTGCAGAGCATCCTTCCCATGCTCCTCGCCCTGCCCCTGATTATCCTGCTCACCGTCTGGATTACCCACCGCACCATGCGTTCCGTCAAAACCCTGTCCAACGATTTAGAGCAGCGCCAAATCAACGACCTCTCGCCAATGGACACGCAAGACATTCCCAGCGAAATCCAAGGCTTTGTCGTCGCCATCAACAACCTGTTGCAACGTACCGATGAAAACGTCCGCCAACAGCAACGCTTTATCGCCGATGCCGCACACGAATTGCGCAGCCCCATGACCGCCCTTTCCCTTCAGGCAGAGCGGCTCAACAATATGCAGCTGTCCGCCGAAGCGCGCGAGCAGTCCGCCCTGTTGCAACAAAGCATACAGCGCAACCGCCACCTGCTCGAGCAACTCCTCTCCCTCGCACGCGCCCAAGCGCCCGAAATCCAACGCCCCAAAACCCTGATCAGCCTGCAAAACCAGTTTCGCCGCGTATTGCAAGAACTCATGCCGCTGGCGCTGGCCAAAGGTCAAGACATCGGCGTTGCCGTTGAAAACGACTGCCAAATCCACGCCGACGACACCGAAATCTACACCCTCATCAAAACCTTGACCGACAACGCCATCCGCTATACTCCCAAAGGCGGCCGCATTGATTTGGGCTTTGACGAAACCGCCGAATACCTCAACATCTGGGTGGAAGACGACGGTCCCGGCATTCCCCCAAGCGAACGCCAACGCGTTATCGACCCTTTCTACCGTATTCTCGGCACCGAACAACAAGGCACCGGCTTGGGGCTGTCCATCGCAGACACCATCGTCAAACGCCATCAAGGCCGTCTGAAACTGGCCGACAGCCGACGCTTTGACAGCGGCTTGTTGATTATTGCCGAGTTGGATAAAAAGACGCTTTAA